The Oncorhynchus mykiss isolate Arlee chromosome 5, USDA_OmykA_1.1, whole genome shotgun sequence DNA window ttcccattcttctctacagatcctctcaagctctgtcagagtgtcacttcacagctattttcagatctctccagagagatacgccatcccatctggtttgcgcttagtgggactatcatttgtttttttcaacaggacaatgatccaacacacctccaggctgtgtaagtgctatttgaccaagaaggagtgtgatggagtgctgcatcagatgaccgggcctccacaatcacctgacctcaacccagttgagatggtttgggatgagttggaccgcagagtgaaggaaaggaaGCCAAcgagtgctcaacatatgtggggatgcaagactgttggaaatgcattccaggtgaaagaATGcgaagactgtgcaaagctgtcatcatgtcaaagggtgtctactttgaattatataaaatatatttagatttgtttaacacttttttggttactacatgattccatgtgttattttatatttttgatgtcttcgctattattctacaatgtagaaaatagtccaaataaagagaaacccttgaatgagtaggtgtgtccaaccttttgactggtactgtatatatttattaaaaTATTCATATCATACAGTGGACACCTAAGCCTATAGGCCCATGTATGCAATGCCCTGATACATTTAGTGCCCAAATCTCTGACACCTGAACCATGCGGTGGACAATTATTGTTTTCGGAAAGTAGCctaaaaaaacaatacaaataataGGCTATAAAGTTTTGCATATGCTACACATCGAAACACAAAGTGGTTTTGTAATTTGTTTTTGGCTGTATTTAAGGACATGTAAATGTCACTCATTTGGCCAACATTGGCATTGGCTGCGCCAGGTTGAATCTGAATGTATATGGATGTCCATAAAATTTCTCAAATGTCCAGTAAAGGAAAATCTTCCCTAAAGCAAACTCTGAAATGGCATATTGTTTTTTGatgattttagaatatttgcattgaAAAAATCTGTTGTTAACCTCGCTATAGACACCCTAAAGACTCGGGCAAGTGTGCATACTACTGCAAGTGCTTAGATTTACCATTAGGTTTGATAAAATAGTGCCCTGGGAGTTTTGCTTAAATATTGTATTCTAGAGGAAAGTTGCTCAGGtttgccatttttttttaaatacagcgTCAGAGCGCTGACATTGCTGATGTTCCCGTTACTGTTATTTTTCCCCCCATTGGTGACAGGGCTACTACTTTCACACGGACAACCCCTACAAGGACTGGCCCAACGCATTTGAGGAGGGGTTTCGAAAGTCCAAAGAGGGAGATCTGCCCAACGCTGTCCTGTTACTGGAGGGGGCCATTTTACAGGATCCGCAGGACTCAGAGGTGAACAGGCACAAGGGGGTGATGAGACACAGGCACAGTAATCACACACATTTCCAGCATGACTTTCACACAGGACCATAATATACTGGCACCAACTGCCAATCAGCCTGTTCAGATAACACCATACTCAGAACTTCACAAATCATGTGTACGGTCAACACTCAGAGAGTGCTAAGTGGCCGTCGCTGATTGCTAGTGGAGGACTGGGAATTCTGTTAAATAGAGTGGTTTACTGTAGCAAAACTATGCTGTCTTCATCTCCCAATGAGAATTGTCAATTTTCCCAATGGGTTGAGTAATAGCTATTTTCTCAGCTTTTTCTCTCCTGCTCATTTCCTCTCTattaacagcagcagtaacagcagtaatCTCTTTACCGCCTCAGAGAGCCCACATTAATAGAAAACGGAACTCGGGAATGGCCTAAAATTATTCCACAGTGTATGGAACTAATATGATCACAAAAGTCCTCCTAGCGTGCTTGGTTGCTTATCGATCTGCTGCAGAGACCTCTGGATAGTTTGTAGCTAATGTCACCCTTACATTGATACTCACAAATTCAGTATCAATGTCAATTCACAAAATAAACCAGAATGCAGATTAACCTGCATAGATTATATGTTTCTTCAAAGAGGTCTGAAAGATGCATGTAAACAAGTCTGTTTGGATTGCAGATTCAGCTAGCTGTCCAAATGCAATCCTTGGATGGTATGGAGATTCAAAGTTGGGTTTCAGAACTTATCAGGTACACCTAATGAATTTGGTTGGTTGCCAAGTGTCTCGAGTGAGCCTTTGCAAAAGTAGTATGTGAAATATGCCCCGCAACTTGATCTCATTAATTCATTCTTATTGGCTCTTTAGAACAATACAATACCATGATGCATCATCTTAATAGGAAACCCCCAATACCAGAGTGAGGAGGAGGCTCAGCAATCCTAAATGAACTTGGCTGGCAGAACACTACTGTTTCTGTCAGAAGACAAACCTCAAAGCTATTCACCTTGCGATATTCATTTCGGCAATTGTATTTTGATGTGTCCTAACTTCACCTTAGACAAACTTCAGACAAAAGTTTGTATTGCAGAGACTGTTTGAGATACAAGATGCTTCCTGACTGTTCTGTTCTTTACCAACGGCAGAAGCGCCTGTGTGAGAGGTACTTAGAGCATTGACTGCGAGTGAGTCATCCTGTGAGTCATCCTATGAGTCATCCTCAGAGTGTGCTGACCTCTGCATCTGAACCACACCGTCTCTCCTTAGAGAGGGTGTTAAGCCCAGGTGATGACCCTGTTGTTCAATGCTCCCTATTGTCTCCCCAGGCTTGGCAAGTGTTGGGGACCACCCAGGCCGAGAATGAGAACGAGCAGGCTGCTATTGTCTCCCTCCAAAGGTAAGGAGGTGTTACTGCGCAACGTGGACCCATAGGCTTCACCACAAACACGGCAATACACTGCATGCTCTGTAGTTTCGAATATTCCTCAACTGTTTTAGAAATGTATAGCCATCTGTGGTAAACcgtggggtgttgggttgagcgtgcagagatcaacacagagacCGGGAGGTTTTAGTCAGCAAACACGACTTTACTAGGCcataaaataaacaaaacaaagaaaATCACGTGGGTTTTGCTTGGTCCTTCTTCTCAGCTTTGGCTCTGTGGCAGTCTCTCCCGGTTCTCTGCCGCGGTGTGCCACAGTGCTCCTTTTATGTGGCCTCCGTGGCTGGTTAGCACTTTCCCCTAATTACCTCCATTTGGAGCCATCTGTGTCGGGGGTCTAGCTTGTGTActcccagcagagggagccaacgtTGCAGCACGAAACTCCCCTCTATTACCACCCCCACCCCCGGGGTAAACCTCCCGGGATGCCACATATCTTAGATGAAAACCATTTTTTATGTTAACGTTAGATATTGTATCGAAGGTATTCAAAGGCCTGTTCCTGGGCTAAGCTACTACTACATTTTATCAACTGGCTCGGTCTACAGGcatgaaaaaaatacattttagtggGGTTTTTCTCAAATATGTTCTAGTGGATTCTATCAGAGAGCCAAAGGTGTCGGGCTCCACAAGTGTAAAGATGGCCCATTTTATATTACCTTGTCAGAAGGCACGCTCGGTCTGTAGATAGGATAAGCAACGGATCAAACAACAGCTTGATCCATCTGTGAGAATGTAAACACTGACAAAGAAATCAAAAGAGACACAGAACAGCAacacagacagtacttttatgcTCAATGCACATTCACAAATTGCTGATCCAATTAAATGTGCATTTCATAAGATCCTAGGCCGGTGCTTGGATTTCATTCACTGCAGATGAATGCAACCATCTTGTATTAAGGAACTAAATTAAATCAAGTGCATTTGGGTTAATTAATCATTGGTGTTAAAACCAATGGTTTAAAACTAACGCTTTTATATAATCTCCTCAGAATGACTCATCTCCTGAAATCCAGCACTGTTCTGTTATTAATACCACACTGCTTTTACATTGTGTTTTTGCTGACTTTTAGTGTAGCCCCATTGTTGATGTGTATTCCCGAGAAGCCTGGATTAGAGAACTCTGaggggaaaaaaggaaagttgtcgCAGATAACATGTTATTCTTAAAAGATGAACGGAGCTTCTGCCCTGTATACCAATTGTAAACTAACTTTGTATAACAGTCAGAGACCCATGGCACAGTAGCAAGTCTGCCATAAATTATTTGGTTTTCCTGAGAGAACAAGGAAGTTGTAGCACCGACTGTCACAAATCTCAGTGGAACATTTGATGAAAgccaaatctgggtttggctctTCCCCGAGTGCTCGCTAATCCTTGTTGTTCCTCCAGCATAGCTCTTTTGATATCTCATAATAATTCATAATTCTAGTTCTGATGCAACAGCAAAACTGCGAGCAAGACAAAACTTTTTCTAAGTTGAGAGTAACAATGACAATTGCAAGCCCCAATGTAACTCCTATGAACCAAATGCTTTTTAAGGCAATATGTTAGCCTGGGATACTTGCATGTCACCCCAAGAGGGGACTGGTCCTTGCCACCTGACCCCAGCCTCCTGATGTTCCTTAGCTGTGGCCTGTCCAAATTAGTGTCCGTCAACCGCTTTGAAGTGCTCACTACCCCCATTCACCCGCTCttcgccccctctctctgtatctccaggTGTCTGGAGCTCCACCCTAACAACCTCCAGGCCCTCATGGCCCTGGCGGTGAGCCTGACCAACACGGGCATGAGGCAGGATGCCTGCGAGGCGCTGCTGTGCTGGCTCCGCCACAACTCCAAGTACAAGCACCTGCTGAAGGGCAAGAGACACCTGGCGGGCTCCCCGGGCTCCCAACGTAGGATGTCTCGTGTCTCTACTGTGGGCAGGAATGAGAGGTAGAATATAAGGACCGGATAGCACTAGCAAAGATCCCATAGGTGTAAGTGCATGCTCATGTTGTAGGAGAATCGTAGAAGACTACAATATCCATATTTTCGccagaaagaggagagatgcaGGCCATTCAGGATTACACAGTTAACATTGGAGAAGTATGCTCCAGGGCACCTTCATTCAAGAGCACTAAATCTGACATCTATTACTTTAAAGCACATTgctggcactctctctctctctcctttacaatCTCTTAGCCTGAGCACTGTGACAATATTACGGAATGGCTCATTCATGCATATTTTATGCTACGGTGTGCTTTATTCTCCTGCTCAGTTATGTTATTTTTAACAGTTTCGTTTTAGAAACTCAGGTTGTTTCAGTGCAATGACTATTACCTCCTTTCGTAAATGAAAGGAAACGTTATTTCAAGGCTTTTCAACCACAGCTGGTGTGGGTGTAATTTTCTTGCCGATCGAGCAAGCATGCTTTCACTTGTATTCAATGTTAAAACGACCACAATTCAGGGTGCTCTTTCCTTTTAAAGGCATACTTTAAGGTGTCACATGAAAATAATTATCATTTAGGAGCCTATATAATGAATTCTCCAATGTATAGGAAAAACATGACTATCAAATCCTCTATTCAACAGTGAGATGCAGGTGCAGCcccctctaaatctctctctctatcttctccctTCCCCTGCACACAATCGGTGTGGAAAATGAATAAAGTGGGCGCAGGGGGACGAACAGCGCTGTGGCAGGACTCTCTCAAGAGCATTACTCTGCTGGTTGCCAGTGTGTCTCCACTCCATTTAGGCTCTAAGCCAAGTTTGTCTGCCCACAGCTCCCTATTGCTGGAGGTCAAGGAGTTGTTCCTGGAGGCCGCCCAGCACAACAGGGATACCGACCCGGACCTGCAGACGGGCCTGGGCGTGCTGTTCAACATCAGCGCTGAGTTCAACAAAGCTGTGGAGGCCTTCAATGCTGCCCTGTCAGTGCGGCCTGAGGTAGGGGGGCAGTGTAAAGACTTTACACACAAACGTGCGTATgaacgcacccacacacacacacactgatacgccTACTAtgcgcatgcatgcacacacacacacacacacagatgactgATCAAGGTCACGAATCCCCCAAAACACGACCCAAGAtagcgagagaaagggagagttcATGCAAACAGAATCACTGAGGCACACCAACCTGTCACACAAATCACTGAAGCACTTCATCCCAAACTTGAGAGAAATCCACTCTCATGAACTCCTGATTCACCCTCCCTGCACTACAGCCTCTGTTTGCCGCTCAAGCTCCTATCCTTTAACACTAGGAGAGCAGAGAGCTTTGACTCAAAACAAATGCACTTTATTAATTACTCTGCCATTTTGTTACTGTGCttttttccacattgttgttgtgttacagcctgaaatgaaaatggattaaatagtgattttttgtcactggtctacacacaatacctcataatgtcaaagtggaattatgtttttagacgtTTTTACAAATTGGTAAAAAACGAGAAGCTGAGATGTCTTGATTCGATagcattcaacccctttgttatggcaagcctaaatacgttcaggagtaaaaatgtacttaacaagtcacatagtaAGTTGcacggactcactctgtgtgcaacaaGTGTTTAATTAAcatgatttattttttttacgtCTACCtaatctctgtatcccacacacactgtacaatTATCTGTTAAAGCCCCTCAGTCGAGCAACgaatttcaaacatagattcaaccacaaagaccagggaggttttccaatgcctctaaaagaagggaacctattggtagatgggtaaaaaaaaaaagcaaacattgaatatccctttgagcatggtgaagttattaattacatttggatggtgtatcaatacacccaatcactacaaagatacagatgtCCTACCTAACTCAGCTGCCGAAGAGGATGAAAACCGCTAAGGGATTTCCCAATGaagccaatggtgattttaaaacagttatgagtttaatggatgtgataggagaaaactgaggatggatcaactacattgtagttactccataatacttacctaattgacagagtgaaaataaggaagcctatagagaataaaaatattaaaaaacatgcatcctgtttgcaacaaggcactaaagtaatgcaACAAATGTGGTGAAGCAATTAacactgtattcaggacaaagttatgtttggggaaaattaaatacaacacagtaccactgtccatattttcaagcatagttgtggctgaatcatgttatgggtatgcttataatcattaaggactggggagtttttcaggataaaaaatttaccaaatggagctaaacacaggcaaaatcctggaggaaaacctggttaaGTCTGCAGATACTGGGAGagtaattcacctttcagcaggacaataacctaaaaaacaaggccaaatctatactggagtttcttaccaagaagacagtgaatcgTCCTGaatgttacagttttgacataaatctacttgaaaatctatggcaagacctgaaaatggttatctagcaatgatcaacaaacaatttgacagcgcttgaataatttttaaaataataatgggcaaatattgcacaatccaggtttggaaagctcttaagagacgtacccagaaagactcacagctgtaatcgctgtcaaagctGCTTATACaaggtattgactcaggggtctgtatttaattttcattaAATGTACAAAATtgtctaaaaacacattttaactttgtcattatggggtgttgtgtgtagatgggtgaataCGATAGTGTTCTTTGAAATAAAATATGTTATATTCTAAGACCTTCATAGACACAATCAAATGATTTTTTTTGCAATACCATACCTGACTGTAAGAATGTTGATGTTAAAAAAACGAAGTGGGGTCCAATGAGGCTTTTCTTATGTCAACCCTGTCCTGCAGTGGTGAGCACATCAGCACAAAAGCCAAAGCGCACCGTATCAGGCCGTGTCCCTGTATACGCAGATATAGCCCCAGGTGGGAGACGCGTATTCAACGAGAGGACTGACTTAATGATGCAACTGAACCGTCCTCAAAGGATCCATGGAACTTCAGCGTTGCTCGGTTTTCACAGGGTGTTTTGCCATGTGAGGTAGAAATAATGTACCACGGAGCATACAAGCCCAATCACACCACAGTACCTAAATTACAGTCATTTACACACCAAAGATACAGTGGAAGAACAGGCGCATTATGTACTGCTCTCAAAAATCCTTTATTGTAGTGTCGAAATTGACGTTATATCACAGACAAAATTCTACTTAATTTAACTTGCAATACTTCTCTACCAAAGCAGGCACTGTTAGTTTCTGATTGGACTTCGCATTACATTACACAACAATCATTTGCAACAAATATGTTCCAATACTAAACCATTTTAGTGATGCAGTGCCTGATGGAGTGAATCACAGTGCAAAAAAAATCTGTGGTTCGTTGGCCCCAAATCTGCCAACAAACCACATACGCTCAGTCGACAGTTGCCATGTCTGACCATGTCTGACACTGTCTGAAACCAAAAGTCAAAACCAACCACTATACTTACTATGTGTCACCATTCTCCCCTCCGGTGTTGACTccttccccctgtctgtctcctctagGACTACCTGCTGTGGAACCGCCTGGGTGCCACGCTGGCTAACGGGGACCGCAGCGAGGAGGCAGTGGAAGCCTACACCAGAGCCCTGGAGCTCCAGCCGGGTTTCATTAGGTCCCGCTACAATCTGGGCATCAGCTGCATCAACCTGGGAGCACACAGGTGGGTGAGCAAGGGGGcaaggggtggtggtggtggtgggggggggggggggggtcgtctaaCTGAGAGCCAGCTGGTGCTCTCGGACACAGCACCTGGCACCGCAGCAGAAGGCTTTGAGTTTCTGCTCTGGTAGAGTCATTGGAGGGGAGTGAGGCAGAGACACTGAATTACATTGAGCCTAATAATGCTCTCTTACTCTTGAAGTTCAACCACTGTAATGTTACAAGTATCAGCAAAGTCCCTTTTAATATGTCAAACATCAGCCCTGAACCTAGTAACACTCGCTCTAATGTAATGATAGCAAACAAACACAAGGTTCTCTAATGGTCAAGTCTTCCTCATCTTTTAGGGAGGCGGCCAGTAACTTCCTAACGGCCCTGAGTCTGCAGAGGAAGAGCCGGAGTCGGCAGCTCTCGCACCAGGTCATGTCGGGGAACATCTGGGCCGCCCTGCGGATAGCCCTGTCCATGATGGACCAGCCGGAGCTCTTCCAGGCGGCCAACATCGGAGACCTAGACCTACTCATGAAAGCCTTCAACCTGGACATGTGAGTGGAGATGAGCCATGGAGACAAGGCTCTACTCTCCTATCAACAGCCAAGAATCCAAAGTGTACAGATGGAAAGAGCGGTTTTGTCCAGTTGATGACTAGTGTGTGGTCTGTTTTTGCACGCACTACAAGAATTTGCCTAAGTACCTCTGCAGTCTTGAGTACTGCATGTGCTCGAAGAAGAGACTATTTTGCGATGGATTTGCACTGCAATTTGTGATTTTTCCAGAAGATCACAAGGACGGGCAAAGATTGTCCAAGTAGGGTAGAGTGGGGTAAGTCATGCCAATGGGTTGGTTGAGccaccccttgtttctaggaaaccagacacaaaatgaatcatgtgaccaaatatttaggacaGGGTTATCATCTCATGAAGTCTGTGAAGAAAGAAAACACATGGAACAAGTGGTAAGGAAGTTAGGTCCAAGAAAACGATTTTCACAAAGTCAAATTAATGTATTATtataggtttcatgatgcttgtatgtAAAACAAAGTAGATAGTTTTAAGACTGGTTTATACATCAGTTTGGGTCTCTATGAGCTACAATATGAGGTCCttaacctagcatgaaagtgcatcaaCGTAGCTGTGTGgcctaatatagtcaaaatggtTGCTTTGGGGTAAAGTTGAGCCAATGGCTAATCAATACATCCCATACAAATGATGCATAGTATTTTGTCAGTTGTATGCAtaatatttttgcaatttgtCATGCATATGAACTCGATTTCTATTGTTACAGAGCAGACATCATCATGCCCTGTGTATACAAGCGTTTTTTTTAAAAGCAGGGATCTGGCCCCTCGAGGTTCTTGAAAGAGCAgccaaggaagtgagagaagggACGAAGTCTATTTGAGCAGCAGCAAGGGATGAAAAAAAGACACGTAAgacaaaaaagaaaacaaagatttACCTGTGtgctatgatagagtagcagaggcACATAAAGGTCTTGcctgatgacatggagtctgagcttgcTAAACAGACCCATTTTATGGGCTTAGTAGCCTCAAATGCAGAGAACTTGCTTACGAATTGGTACATCGAAACAAAATCCCAGTCTCTGACAATCTTACCCCAAGGTGTTTCCACTCACCCTGTCCCCTTGCTAAATTTACCCCATAAGTTATGCCAAgagaccattttttttttacattctgttttcaaaacatactgtatgtttacatgaattcagATTTTTctagggatacacaacatcctgaaatatatagatattttgacaaagtgatgctgaatgtaaaaaaatggctcaacataccccactctcccctaatgCCTTAAAGAACACCGAACACCGTGGCactgagctagagagagaaagtgaaatgcTGAGAATACTGTTGCTGAGCAGTGTTGAGGTTTGACAAAAACCTCCTTCCTCATCCAACTACAGTACTTTCAGAGTGTTCGGATTGTCACACCCATCGACCTACAGAAAGGATTTAGTGAGTAAAATCAAGACTACACCATAGGAGGACTCAATCCGTTTTCATCAGAAAATCAATAGATCCTTTTAAGAGGTGGTTTTATCCTCTTTTAATTAAGGGAGGGAAAGCACTGCATGGAGACTAAAGCATTTCCCCAAAAATAATTCACAAACAAAAGTTTTGAATTCTTTAACTTTTCTTGCACTTTGAAAACAAACTGATAATTTCCTCCTATCTTAATGAAATCTGCAGATTGTAAAGCCTTTACTCGAAACGCATGCTAAaacaatataaacattcacacaTTTTTTGTAAGTCAATTTCAGATTAATTTTTTACTTCCTTTAATACTTGGCATCCTCCGAATCCTTCATGTTTTGTGGTGTGCTCAGCTCCTCATTATATTTGCCAGGTTTTCCCTTACTCTTTCAttggttagatttttt harbors:
- the LOC110524010 gene encoding PEX5-related protein-like: MQAEWEELARRNWLTENEQAQTPSSVSPHEKGYYFHTDNPYKDWPNAFEEGFRKSKEGDLPNAVLLLEGAILQDPQDSEAWQVLGTTQAENENEQAAIVSLQRCLELHPNNLQALMALAVSLTNTGMRQDACEALLCWLRHNSKYKHLLKGKRHLAGSPGSQRRMSRVSTVGRNESSLLLEVKELFLEAAQHNRDTDPDLQTGLGVLFNISAEFNKAVEAFNAALSVRPEDYLLWNRLGATLANGDRSEEAVEAYTRALELQPGFIRSRYNLGISCINLGAHREAASNFLTALSLQRKSRSRQLSHQVMSGNIWAALRIALSMMDQPELFQAANIGDLDLLMKAFNLDM